In Micromonospora purpureochromogenes, a single window of DNA contains:
- a CDS encoding saccharopine dehydrogenase family protein has product MRILLVGAGGVGSAAVAIAARRSFFETVVVADYDLGRAERAVAGHGDRFVAAKVDASSADAVAALCREHRITHVLNAVDPRFVMPIFDGAFAAGADYLDMAMSLSHPHPSRPYAETGVKLGDDQFAVADRWAAAGRLALCGIGIEPGLSDVFARYAADELFDEIDEIGVRDGANLTVDGYDFAPSFSIWTTIEECLNPPVIWEADRGWYTTEPFSEPEVFDFPEGIGPVECVNVEHEEVLLIPRWVKAKRVTFKYGLGDEFIEVLKALHKVGLDSTVPVSVRGVEVSPRDVVAASLPDPATLGDRMRGKTCAGTWVTGTGKDGRSREVYLYHVVDNEWSMREYGHQAVVWQTAVNPVVALELLATGAWSGTGVIGPEALPPRPFLDLLTGYGSPWGIQER; this is encoded by the coding sequence ATGCGCATCCTGCTCGTCGGCGCCGGTGGCGTCGGCTCCGCCGCTGTCGCCATCGCCGCCCGCCGTTCCTTCTTCGAGACCGTGGTCGTCGCCGACTACGACCTCGGCCGCGCCGAGCGTGCGGTGGCCGGGCACGGTGACCGGTTCGTCGCCGCCAAGGTGGACGCCTCCTCGGCCGACGCGGTCGCGGCGCTCTGCCGGGAGCACCGGATCACCCACGTGCTCAACGCGGTCGACCCGCGCTTCGTCATGCCGATCTTCGACGGCGCCTTCGCCGCCGGGGCCGACTACCTCGACATGGCCATGTCGCTGTCCCACCCGCACCCGTCCCGCCCCTACGCCGAGACCGGGGTGAAGCTCGGCGACGACCAGTTCGCGGTCGCCGACCGGTGGGCGGCGGCCGGCCGGCTGGCGCTCTGCGGCATCGGCATCGAGCCCGGCCTGTCGGACGTCTTCGCCCGCTACGCCGCCGACGAGCTGTTCGACGAGATCGACGAGATCGGCGTCCGCGACGGCGCGAACCTCACCGTCGACGGCTACGACTTCGCGCCGTCGTTCTCGATCTGGACCACCATCGAGGAGTGCCTGAACCCGCCGGTGATCTGGGAGGCCGACCGGGGCTGGTACACCACCGAGCCGTTCAGCGAGCCGGAGGTCTTCGACTTCCCGGAGGGGATCGGCCCGGTCGAGTGCGTCAACGTCGAGCACGAGGAGGTGCTGCTCATCCCGCGCTGGGTGAAGGCGAAGCGGGTGACCTTCAAGTACGGCCTGGGCGACGAGTTCATCGAGGTGCTGAAGGCCCTGCACAAGGTCGGCCTCGACTCGACCGTTCCGGTCTCCGTCCGGGGCGTCGAGGTGTCGCCCCGGGACGTGGTGGCCGCCAGCCTGCCCGACCCGGCCACCCTGGGCGACCGGATGCGCGGCAAGACCTGCGCCGGCACCTGGGTCACCGGCACCGGCAAGGACGGGCGGTCGCGCGAGGTCTACCTCTACCACGTGGTCGACAACGAGTGGTCCATGCGGGAGTACGGCCACCAGGCCGTCGTCTGGCAGACCGCGGTGAACCCGGTGGTGGCCCTGGAACTGCTCGCCACCGGCGCGTGGTCGGGGACCGGGGTGATCGGCCCGGAGGCGCTGCCGCCCCGCCCCTTCCTCGACCTGCTCACCGGGTACGGCTCGCCGTGGGGGATCCAGGAGCGATGA
- the speB gene encoding agmatinase: protein MNRYGPMYGPDITFLGVDRCTLDDTASYADADVVIVGAPFDGGTSHRPGTRFGPSAIRQACYLPHDGSRPSLAMRVDGLRDLRVYDAGDVEMFAGDIERSLASLEAAVYAVAAAGAIPIVLGGDHSIALPDATGVARQHGLGRVSLVHFDAHADTGHIEFGSLHGHGQPMRRLIESGAVRGDRFLQIGLRGYWPDPPTLAWMAAQRMRSYEMTELVSRGLDTCLSEAFTIATDECEGVFLSVDVDVVDPGMAPGTGTPEPGGLTSRQLLDAVRRVCYELPVVGVDVVEVAPPYDHADITAYLGNRVVLEALSAIARRRRDAAGGPPWDPRQPLLDGR from the coding sequence ATGAACCGCTACGGCCCGATGTACGGCCCCGACATCACCTTCCTCGGGGTGGACCGCTGCACCCTGGACGACACCGCGTCGTACGCGGACGCCGACGTCGTCATCGTCGGTGCCCCCTTCGACGGCGGCACCTCGCACCGGCCCGGCACCCGCTTCGGCCCGTCCGCCATCCGGCAGGCCTGCTACCTGCCGCACGACGGCTCCCGCCCGTCCCTGGCGATGCGCGTCGACGGGCTGCGCGACCTGCGGGTCTACGACGCGGGCGACGTGGAGATGTTCGCCGGCGACATCGAGCGGTCGCTGGCGTCGCTGGAGGCCGCCGTGTACGCCGTCGCCGCCGCCGGCGCGATCCCGATCGTCCTCGGCGGGGACCACTCCATCGCCCTGCCCGACGCCACCGGGGTCGCCCGGCAGCACGGGCTGGGCCGGGTGTCGCTGGTGCACTTCGACGCGCACGCCGACACCGGACACATCGAGTTCGGTTCGCTGCACGGGCACGGCCAGCCGATGCGCCGGCTCATCGAGTCCGGCGCGGTACGCGGCGACCGGTTCCTCCAGATCGGCCTGCGCGGCTACTGGCCCGACCCGCCCACCCTGGCGTGGATGGCGGCCCAGCGGATGCGCTCCTACGAGATGACCGAGCTGGTGTCGCGCGGGCTCGACACCTGCCTGTCGGAGGCCTTCACGATCGCGACCGACGAGTGCGAGGGGGTGTTCCTCTCCGTCGACGTGGACGTGGTCGACCCGGGCATGGCACCGGGCACCGGCACCCCCGAGCCGGGCGGCCTGACCTCCCGGCAGCTGCTCGACGCGGTCCGCCGGGTCTGCTACGAGCTGCCCGTGGTCGGGGTGGACGTGGTCGAGGTCGCCCCGCCGTACGACCACGCCGACATCACCGCGTACCTGGGCAACCGGGTGGTCCTGGAGGCGCTGTCGGCCATCGCCCGGCGGCGCCGGGACGCGGCCGGCGGGCCGCCGTGGGATCCGCGACAGCCGCTGCTGGACGGCCGCTGA
- a CDS encoding DUF779 domain-containing protein: protein MADPVTVTPSAAEVLRSLRGRHGPLMFHQSGGCCDGSAPMCYPAGEFRTGSSDVLLASLAVDGVPEPVEFWMSSAQWELWKHTRLTVDVVPGRGSGFSLEAPDGVRFLIRSRLAD, encoded by the coding sequence ATGGCCGACCCCGTGACGGTGACCCCGTCGGCGGCCGAGGTGCTCCGGTCGCTGCGGGGGCGGCACGGTCCGCTGATGTTCCACCAGTCCGGCGGCTGCTGCGACGGCAGCGCCCCGATGTGCTACCCGGCCGGCGAGTTCCGCACCGGATCGTCGGACGTCCTGCTGGCGTCGCTCGCCGTCGACGGGGTGCCCGAGCCGGTCGAGTTCTGGATGTCGTCGGCGCAGTGGGAGTTGTGGAAGCACACGAGGTTGACGGTCGACGTGGTGCCGGGGCGGGGCAGCGGGTTCTCGCTGGAGGCGCCCGACGGGGTCCGGTTCCTCATCCGCTCCCGGCTGGCCGACTGA